The segment GGCAACACGGTCGTCCTCAAGCCCGCCGAGACCACCCCGCTGTCCGCCCTCTTCTTCGCGGACGTCTGCCGCCAGGCCGGGCTGCCGAAGGGCGTCGTCAACATCCTGACCGGCTACGGGGACGCGGGCGCAGCGCTCGTCGCCCACCCGGACGTCAACAAGGTCGCCTTCACCGGCTCCACCGCCGTCGGCAAGGCCATCGCCCGCTCCATCGCCGGTACGGACAAGAAGGTCACCCTGGAGCTGGGCGGCAAGGGCGCCAACATCGTCTTCGACGACGCGCCCGTCGACCAGGCCGTCGAGGGCATCGTCAACGGCATCTTCTTCAACCAGGGCCAGGTCTGCTGCGCCGGCTCCCGCCTCCTCCTCCAGGAGTCCGTGGCCGACGAGGTGCTGGACGCGCTCAAGCGCCGCCTGTCCACGCTGCGCGTGGGCGACCCCATGGACAAGAACACCGACGTCGGCGCCATCAACTCCGCCGAGCAGCTCGCCCGTATCACCGCGCTGGCCGACAGCGGCGAGGCCGAGGGCGCCGAGCGCTGGTCCCCCGCCTGCGAGCTGCCCTCGTCGGGCTACTGGTTCGCCCCGACGCTCTTCACCGGCGTCACCCAGGCCCACCGGATCGCCCGCGAGGAGATCTTCGGCCCGGTGCTGTCCGTACTGACCTTCCGCACCCCGGCCGAAGCCGTCGAGAAGGCCAACAACAGCCAGTACGGCCTGTCCGCCGGCATCTGGACGGAGAAGGGCTCGCGCATCCTGTCGGTCGCGAACCAGCTGCGGGCCGGTGTGGTGTGGGCCAACACCTTCAACAAGTTCGACCCGACCTCGCCCTTCGGCGGCTACAAGGAGTCGGGTTTCGGCCGCGAGGGCGGCCGCCACGGTCTGGAGGCCTACCTCGATGTCTGACACGCGACTGAGTGTCTTCAAGACCTACAAGCTGTTCGTCGGGGGCAAG is part of the Streptomyces sp. NBC_01262 genome and harbors:
- a CDS encoding aldehyde dehydrogenase family protein, which gives rise to MPTKFEYAPAPESRAVVDIAPSYGLFIDGEFAEAADGRVFKTVSPSSEEVLSEIAQAGEADVDRAVRAARKAFASWSALPGAERAKYLFRIARIIQERSRELAVLETLDNGKPIRETRDADLPLVAAHFFYYAGWADKLGHAGYGPDPRPLGVAGQVIPWNFPLLMLAWKIAPALATGNTVVLKPAETTPLSALFFADVCRQAGLPKGVVNILTGYGDAGAALVAHPDVNKVAFTGSTAVGKAIARSIAGTDKKVTLELGGKGANIVFDDAPVDQAVEGIVNGIFFNQGQVCCAGSRLLLQESVADEVLDALKRRLSTLRVGDPMDKNTDVGAINSAEQLARITALADSGEAEGAERWSPACELPSSGYWFAPTLFTGVTQAHRIAREEIFGPVLSVLTFRTPAEAVEKANNSQYGLSAGIWTEKGSRILSVANQLRAGVVWANTFNKFDPTSPFGGYKESGFGREGGRHGLEAYLDV